Below is a window of Bradyrhizobium sp. SZCCHNS1050 DNA.
CTACAACTACATGAGCGACATCACCCGGCGGGGCGAGATCTTCGGCCTGGAATCGACCAGCTTCTTCGGCGCCTTCTACAATACGCTCACCGCGTCCGGAGACACGTTCAACGTCATGCCGGGCGGCAACGGCACGCTCGGCCGCTTGTCGACCAACCTTCTGAGCGAGACGACGAATTTCGGCGTGCGGGCGCGCGAGGAGCTCAAGCTGACGTCGGCCTTGACCGCGGTGGCCGGTCTCGGCTGGGAGCGCACCCACCTTCGCGGCGTGAACACGGCAGGGGGGACCGGGACGACGCTCACGACCGCGGACCGGCAGTTCGACAATCTCGCGCCCGAGTTTGCGCTGCTCTACAAGGTGAACAGCGACTGGCTGGTGCGGGCGCGCGTCGCATCGGGATATGGCACGCCGCAGGTCTCGAACCTGTTTGTGCTCCCGAGCGGCACAGCCGGAAACAACACCAATCTCGCCTCGCAAAGCAATCTCGGCTACGATTTGGGCTTTGACTGGACTCCCAACAAGTCGGTCACCCTGAGCGCAACCGGCTTCTACGAATTCTTCCGCAACGAGATCGTCAACCAGGCAACGCCGGTTGTCGGCGTGACCTATGCGTTCAACGCCCCGCGCTCGGAGCATCGCGGCGTCGAGCTGGCCGCCGACTGGAGATTCCTGCCCGGCTGGCGCTTCACGGCCGCCTACACCTATCTCGACGAGATTTATACCGACTATACGGAGAACCTGACCTCCACGACGGCGCCGACAAGCGGCACGGTCTTCCGCTTCAACCGCGCCGGCAACAAGATTCCAGGGATTTCCCCGAACGAGCTGACGGCCCGACTGGGGTATGATCACGCCAGCGGAAGGCTTGCAGGGCTGGGTGCCTTCGTCGAGGTCCAATGGAAGGATTCCTTCTATATGGACAACGCGAACCTGCTCAGGGCGCCCGGCTACGAGCTGGTCAACCTGAACGTCCACTACAGGACCGAGCTTGCGTCCGAAGCCTTCAAGTCGCTCAACGTCTTCTTCGAGGTCAGGAACGTGTTCGACCGCACCTATATTGCGTCGGCCAACAACATCGCGAACTCGGTCACGTCTGCAGGCGTTCAAAATCCCGCCAGCGTTCTGGCCAATACCACTGGCTCGATCTATGCCGGCTCACCGCGCGCCTTCGTCGCTGGCATGAAGGTGGCATTCCGATGAGGCACAACATGACAAGGACGCCATTGCTTCGAGGCTGCGTCGTCGGACTCGCCATGGCCCTGGTGTGGCCGCTGTCCGTACAGGCCCAGATGGCGCACCAGCACGGATCGGAGGCAGCATGCGAGGGCACCGAGCTCCGATGCGCCACCAAGGTGACGCCGTTCTTCGCTGAAGACGGCAAGCTCTGGCTCGTCTGGATGGCCGGAGGACGGGTGTCGGTGGCGGGCTCGACCGACGGCGGGAAAACGTATTCCGCCGCCGTACCGGTCACCGAGCAGCAGCTCAATCTCGACTGGGGGCCCGATGCCCGTCCGAAGCTGGTGGTCGACGGCAAAGGCGTCATAGCGGTGGCGTTCTCGATCTTCCGCGACCAGGCGTTCAACGGGCAGGTGCTGTACTCCCGGTCGGATGATGGCGGCAAAAGCTTCGCGGCGCCTCGTCCCATCACGCCAAACAACGAAAGCCAGCGCTTCGAGGCGCTGGCGCTGGACCAGGACGGCACCGTCTTCGTGGCGTGGCTCGACAAGCGCAACCGGGTGCCGGCGAAGGCCGCCGGGCGCGCCTACGAGGGCGCGGGATTGTTCTTCTCATCATCGCGCGATGGCGGCGCCACCTATGCCGAAGCGACGCTGGCCCAGGACAACACCTGCGAATGTTGCCGGCTCGGCGTTGCCTTCGCGGGGCCGGGACGTCCGGTGGTGATGTTCCGCAATATCTTCGAAGGCAGCGTGCGCGACCACGCCGTGATCACCTTCAGCGACCTCGCCAAACCGGGCGAGGTCTACCGGGTCAGCACCGATGATTGGCAGATCAAGGCCTGCCCGCATCAGGGGCCGAGCCTGACCGTGTCGCCGGCGGGCACGTATCATGTCGCCTGGTTCACAAGCGGCAAGGTTCGCAAAGGGCTGTTCTACGCGCATTCGCGCGACGGTGGCCGGACGTTCTCGGAACCCATGGCGATCGGCCAGGCCGACCGCAATCCGACGCGGCCCTATGTGCTCGCGACCCAGGACAGCACGACGCTGGTGTGGAAGGAGTTCGACGGCGAGCGCACCACGGTGATGGGAATGCAATCGCGGGACGATGGCGAGACGTGGTCGAAGCCGCGCGCCCTTGCCAGCACGGACAATGCGTCGGATCACCCGCTGCTGGTCGCCCATGGCAGGCAGATCTTCCTGTCCTGGATGACCAAGTCTGATGGCTATCGGTTGCAGCCGATCGGAGATGAGTCATGAAACGCCCATTCGCCGCCCTTGCGATCTTTGGCTTCGTCGCCTTGACGGCGTCGAGCACCGCAGCACCGCCATCGCTCAAGCCGTTCGAGCGCGGCACCTGGCGCGAGGTGCTGCGGGCCCATGCGGGTCGTCCGACGCTGATCCATTTCTGGGGCGTCACCTGCGGCCCCTGCAAGATCGAGCTGCCGCAGCTCGGCAAGTTCATGTCCGATCATCCCGAGATCGACGTCGTCACCGTCAGCGCCGATTTGGTGCCGAACCTGAACGCTGCGACCCAGGCCATGCTGGACAAGGCCGGACTCACCACGGCGGAGAACTTCATCTTCAACGACGGATATGTCGAGCGTCTCCGGTTCGAGATCGATCCGTCCTGGCAGGGTGATATCCCGCGCACGATACTCGTGACCCGCGAGGGCGCGGTCTCGACCATCGAAGGCAGCGCCGAGATCGGCGATCTCGACAAATGGTCCTCGGAGCAGGGGCGGGGGCACTAAGACGGCCGGGGCGCGGGGATCTTGCCCGGTCGCCCTGCGCGAGCCTCATCACGGCGACGTGCGCCGTTCATCCTCCACTTCAGCGGAACCGGTAAATTGATTGGGAATCCGGCGGCTTAGCCGCCTTTTTTCAAACCCAGCCTTGTGTTTTGCCGCCTGATCCGGTTTGACTGCGCCAGCCCGAACCGAATCTCGAAGGCCTCGCCCATGCGTCTGTCGCGGTTTTTCCTGCCCATTCTGAAAGAAAATCCGAAGGAAGCCGAGATCGTCTCGCACCGGTTGATGCTGCGCGCCGGCATGCTGCGGCAGGAGGCGGCCGGCATCTATGCCTGGCTGCCGCTGGGCTTCAAGGTGCTGAAGAAGATCGAGCAGATCGTGCGCGAGGAGCAGAACCGCGCCGGTGCGCTGGAGCTGTTGATGCCGACCCTGCAGCTCGCCGACCTCTGGCGCGAGAGCGGCCGCTACGATGCCTATGGCCCGGAGATGCTGCGTATCAGCGACCGCCACAAGCGTGAGTTGTTGTACGGGCCGACCAACGAGGAAATGATCACGGAAATCTTCCGTGCCTATGTGAAGTCCTACCGCAACCTGCCGCTCAATCTCTATCATATCCAATGGAAATTCCGCGACGAGCAGCGTCCGCGTTTCGGCGTGATGCGCGGCCGCGAGTTCCTGATGAAGGACGCCTATTCGTTCGACCTCGACGAGGCCGGCGCGCGGCGCGCCTACAACAGGATGTTCGTCGCGTACTTGCGCACCTTCGCGCGGATGGGCCTGAAGGGCATCCCGATGCGCGCCGAGACCGGTCCGATCGGCGGCGATCTCAGCCACGAATTCATCGTGCTCGCGGAGACCGGTGAATCCGGCGTCTACTGCGACCGCGACGTGCTCGACCTGCCGATCCCGCCGGCGTCCGTCGATTATGACGGCGACCTGACGCCGATCATCAAGCAATGGACGTCGCTCTATGCGGCGACCGAGGACGTCCATGACGCCGCCCGCTTCGAAGCCGAGGTGCCGGCTGAGCGGCGGGTCCATACCCGCGGCATCGAGGTCGGCCAGATCTTCTATTTCGGCACCAAATATTCCGAGCCGATGAAGGCGCTGGTCGCGGGCCCCGATGGGGCGGAGGTGGCCATCCACGGCGGCTCCTATGGCGTCGGCGTGTCACGGCTGGCTGGTGCGATCATCGAGGCCTGTCACGACGACGCCGGCATCAGATGGCCGGAGGAGGTCGCTCCGTTCCGCGCCGTGATCCTCAACCTGAAGCAGGGCGGCTCCGACACCGATGCTGCCTGCGAGCAGCTCTATCGCGATCTCCTGGCCAAGGGGGTCGACGTGCTCTACGACGACACCGAGCAGCGTGCCGGCGGCAAGTTCGCCACGGCGGACCTCATCGGCATCCCCTGGCAGATCATGGTTGGCCCCAAGAGCCTCGCCGAGGGCAAGGTCGAGGTGAAGACCCGCCGCGACGGCGCCCGCCAGATGATGTCCCCCGCGGACGTCGTGGCACGGCTCGGCGGCGGGACATTGGCTGGCTGAGACGCGCGTTCGATCATCGGATTATCCACCGGGGCTGCCCGTCCCCTTCAGGCCAATCCGGCCACATTCGGCCCGAATCATGGGATGATCGCACAATGGATGACGCCATGACCGAACCGGTGCAGACCACCACCCCCTTCGCTCCCTTCGAGTGGATGCTGTCGGGGCGCTATCTGCGCGCGCGCCGCAGGGAAGGGTTCATCTCCGTCATCGCGGGGTTCTCCTTCCTCGGCATCATGCTGGGCGTCGCCACCCTGATCATCGTGATGGCGGTGATGAACGGCTTCCGCAAGGAGCTGCTCGACAAGATCCTCGGTCTGAACGGGCATCTGCTGGTGCAGCCGCTGGAGTCGCCGCTCACCGACTGGAAGGACGTCTCCGAGCGGATCGCGCAGGTGCAGGGCATCCGACTTGCCGCGCCGGTGGTTGACGGACAGGGTCTGGGCTCGTCGCCATTCAATGCGTCAGGCGTGTTCATCCGCGGCATTCGCGCGCAGGACCTCACGAACCTGACGTCGATCGCCAAGAACATCAAGCAGGGTTCGCTGGAAGGTTTCGACGAAGGCCAGGGCGTCGCGATCGGCCGCCGGCTCGCGGACCAATTGTCGCTGCATGCCGGTGACAGCATCACCCTGGTCGCCCCGAAGGGCGCCGTGACGCCGATGGGCACCACGCCGCGCATCAAGCCCTACAAGATCGCGGCGGTGTTCGAGATCGGCATGTCGGAATACGACGCCAGCTTCGTCTTCATGCCGCTGGCCGAGGCGCAGGCCTATTTCAACCGCAACAACGACGTCACCGCGATCGAGATCTTCACCAGCAATCCCGACAAGGTGGAGGAGTTTCGCAAGACGGTCACCGAGGCGGCCGGCCGCCCGATCTTTCTCGTCGACTGGCGCCAGCGTAACTCGACCTTCTTCAATGCGCTGCAGGTCGAGCGTAACGTGATGTTCCTGATCCTGACCTTGATCGTGCTGGTCGCCGCGCTCAACATCGTTTCGGGACTGATCATGCTGGTCAAGGACAAGGGCCAGGACATCGCCGTGCTGCGGACCATGGGGGCTTCGCAGGGGGCGATCATGCGGATATTCCTGATCACCGGCGCCTCGATCGGGGTGGTCGGCACGCTCACCGGATTCGTCGTCGGCCTCCTGATCTCGATGAACATCGATTCGATCAGGAAGTTTTTGTCCTGGCTGACGAGCACCGATCTGTTTCCCAATGAACTCTATTTCCTGTCGAAGCTGCCGGCTGAGATCGATGCCGGCGAGACTGCGGCCGTTCTGATCATGGCCTTGACCCTGTCTTTCCTGGCTACGCTGTATCCATCCTGGCGCGCGGCCCGATTAGACCCGGTCGAAGCGCTTCGCTACGAGTGAGGCGCTGATGGACGAGCAGGGGGCCGAGGATGTGCCGGTCGTTTATCTCCACGAGATCAAGCGGCGGTACATGCAGGGTGAGCAGCAGCTGACCATTCTGGACGGCGCCAAGCTGGCGCTGTGGGCCGGTCAGTCGGTGGCGTTGGTGGCGCCGTCGGGCTCGGGCAAGTCGACATTGCTGCACATCGCGGGTCTCCTGGAGAGTCCCGACGAGGGCGAGGTCTATGTCGGGGGCGTGCCGACGTCGCAGTTGACCGACATCGAGCGCACCCAGATGCGCAGGACCGACATCGGTTTCGTCTACCAGTCGCACCGGCTGCTGCCGGAGTTCACGGCGCTGGAGAACGTGATGCTGCCGCAAATGATCCGCGGCTTGAAACGGTCCGAGACGGTGAAGCGGGCGACCGAGATCCTGGCTTATCTCGGGCTCGGCGAGCGCATCAAGCACCGCCCGGCCGAGCTCTCCGGCGGCGAGCAGCAACGCGTCGCGATCGCGCGTGCGGTCGCCAATGCGCCGCGTGCGCTGCTGGCGGACGAGCCGACCGGCAATCTCGATCCTGGCACCGCCGATCACGTCTTTCACGCGCTGATGCAGCTCGTGAAGGCCACGCGGGTCGCGATGCTGATCGCGACCCACAACATGGAGCTGGCCGGCCGCATGGACCGGCGCGTCTCCATCGTCGGCGGCAAGGTCGTCGAGCTCGACTGAGTCCGGCCGCAGTCAGGGCCTGATCACCGTCATCTTGAACGGCTCGCGATGGACGGCGGCATGGGCGACCGCGTCGTTGGCATGGTCGAGGTCGAAACAGGTCGGCTCGAACTGCGCGAGGTCGAGCAGTCCGGCCCTGATCAGTCCCACCATCTTCACTGTCGCTGTCGGCGGGCACATCCAAACGCCGCGGATGGTGATGCAGTCGCGCATGATCCAGGGATAGGGCAGCTCGAGCCCGGGGCCGCCGAGCATGCCGACTCCGCCCATCAACACCACGCGCCCATAGGGGCGTACGGTCATCACGGCGGTCCGCACGACATTGGTCGTGACGGAGGGCGGCATGATGTCGAGCACGCAGTCGATCGGGCCGGGCGCGGCGCGCTTCATGCGCTCGGTGTCCTCGCTTTCATGGCCCGACAGCCTGACTGGATGGATGCGTGCGCCGAACCGGCGCTGGAGCTCGGCCAGCATGGCCTCGTTGCGACCGGGCGCCACGACCGCAGCGGCGCCCATGGCGAGCGCCACCGCGACTGCGGCGCTGCCGAACCTGCCGGTGGCGCCGCTGACCAGCACGGTCTCGCCCGCCTGCAGATTGGCGGCAAGAAAGCCGCCATAGGGCACGAGCAGGGTGCCGAGCGCGCACCACCGCGCCGCGTCGCGGGCATCGATGACACCGATCGGCTTGGCGTTCTCCGTTGGCAGCCGCATGCGCTCGGCGAACGAGCCGTGCCGGAAATGCCGTTGTAGCTTGAGCCCGCCCGGTCCGCGCGCGCTCAGGCCTTGCAGGGTTATGTCGGGGGCGAGCGCATTGTCACGTGAGCGCACCGTCGGATCGCAGAACACCCAGTCGCCAATCGCAAGATGCGTGGCATCGGGGCCGAGCGCGCTGACCCTGCCGATGCCGCTCGTTCCCGGGATGACCGGCAGTTCCAGCAGATATTTGCGTTCTCCGCTGAACACTTCATTCGCATAGGACAGCACGCCGGCTGCGGCGATGTCGACGATCACCTCGCCGGTGCCGAGCACGGGGTCTTCGACATGCTCGATCTCGAGCGGCGATCCAAATCGTTTGAGCACTGCGGCCTTCATGATCTTCTCCATTTTCGCGATGGCGAGGCACCAGTCTGCCGGTCTATCCTACGCGCAAGAAGGCCTGGTATTATCCTAGGATTGAAGAAGCCCAGGCTGGGCGCACCGCCATCGGGGGCGAACCATGAGTGATCTCGGAGATGAGTGATCCAAGACATGCCGAACTCGGAAACTTCCTGCGCTCGCGGCGCGAGAAGCTGACGCCGCAAGCGGTCGGCCTCGCGGCCGGGCGGCGGCGACGGACCGCCGGGCTGCGGCGGGAGGAAGTGGCCGAGCTCGCTGGCATCGGCGTCGACTGGTACATCCGAATCGAGCAGGGCCGTGCGGTGAAGCCGTCCTCATCCACCATCGATGCGCTGGCGCGCGCCCTGCGCCTGAGCCGAACCGAGCATGCTCATCTCAAGGCGCTGGTGCGCGATCCTGCGCGCAAGCCGTTCGTGCGCGAGCAGGTGCCGGTCCGGCTGCGCGAGCTCGTGCAGAGTCTGAACCAGCCGGCCTACATCTCCGGACGGCGATGGGATGTGCTGACCTGGAATGCGGCGGCGGACGAGATCTTCGGCTTCTCGCAACTCGCCGACGATGAGCGCAACACGTTGGTGCTGATGCTGTGCAAGCCCGGCGTGCGCCGGCTGTTCGGCGCGCAATGGAAGGAGCTGGCACAGCGCATGGTCGCGCAGTTTCGCGCGACCTATGATCTGTGGGCGGGCGATCCCGCCTTCGTCGATCTGATCGCGCGGCTGCGGCGTGGCAGCCGCGAGTTCGATGGCTTGTGGGCGGCGCACGACGTCAATGCGCTTGCTGCGGGCGAGAAGCTGCTCGAGCATCCGAAGAAGGGCCGCGTGAGGCTGCGATACGCGACCTTCCAGTCCAACGACGATCCCGCGCTGAAGTTGGCGATCTACTACACGTCATGACGATGCCGCCCCGGACGAGCGTGCATTCCGCGTCGGCCGGGAAGCACCACACATTCGTCCGCTTTGCGCATGATGATGCTACGCATTCGCAAGACTCGTCGTGCTGCCCTGAAGAATTCACGACTGAGACGTGACAGGGGTCGTTCCGTGACCGAGAGTTTCCCGATCACGATTTTGCCGTCGCTCGCATTGTGGCCATGGATGGACGCCGGCCACGACTCCTCCTTACATCTTATTAGTTGTTTGTTCATGTTGCGGGCAAAGCCTTGAAAAACAGGCCTTTGCGCCCAATCCCATAAAAGCCGGAAAGAATGGTTCTGATCTGCACATCGGTTGATGTCGGCGGAGCGAATGCGGGTGGCATAGTCGCTTCGTCGCGCTGCATGTTTTTCGCACGGAACCAGGGGGCCTGGGGACTTTGGGACAGAAGCTACGGAGTTCGATGATGAAGACGCTTTTCGGCGCAACGGTGGGGCTCGGCGCAATCGCCGCGGCGACGTCTGCATTCGCAGCTGATCTTCCAATGAAGAAGGGGCCGTACACCAAGGCGCCGCCCGCCGTCGTGGCGACGGTGTATGACTGGAGCGGCTTCTATGTCGGCTTCAACGCCGGCGGAGGTTCCAGCCGGGATTGCTGGAATCTGGTTTCGAACGCCGGTGTGGCGGTGAACCCGGCAGCCAACCGCGAAGGCTGCTCGGGCGGCGGCGGCGCGGCCGTCGGCGGCCAGGTCGGCTACCGCTATCAGATGGCCAACTGGGTGTTCGGCGTCGAGGCGCAGGGCGACTGGGCGAACTTCAAAGGCACGAATCGCAACCTGATTCTTCCCAATGTCAGCGACCGTTCACGCACCAACGGCTTCGGCCTGTTCACCGGCCAGGTCGGCTATGCCTTCGACAACATTCTCGGCTATATCAAAGGCGGTGCCGCGGTCGTCGGCGATCGCTACGACACCTTCACCACGGGCACCAACGTGATGCTCGATCGCGCCAACACGACGCGTTGGGGCGGTACGATCGGTGCCGGCCTCGAATATGGCTTTGCGCCGAACTGGTCGGTCGGCGTCGAGTACGACCACATCTTCCTGGGCAACAAGAACCTGAACTTCGTCGCCGCGGCCGGCGCGCCCGCGATGACTCATCGCATCAAGCAGGATGTCGACATCGGGCTCGTGAAGCTGAACTACAAGTTCGGTCCGGGTTTCGGGATGATGCGCTGACGCAACGTCACCCTCGATTGCTCCGGTTCGTCGAAGCCGCGGCTTCGACGAACCTTCGATGGTATGGCCTGAGACGGCAGCTCGCTGCGTCGAAGGCGGGGACGGGTCAGTCCTCTTCGAACACGAACGGGTTGGGGAACGGCGCGTAGGGATTCGGCGCCGGCGGACGCGGCCTGATCCGCTGCCTGTGCGGATACGGATAGGGTGTCGCGCGCGGGTCATTGCTCACACCGGCGAAATAGGGGTTCGCGATGCAGTTCAGCAGGCGTCCCGACGCCGTCGCCTGGCATTGCGCGTAAGTGTCGAAGGTGCAGTGGCTCAAGCCCGGAAACTCATCACCCTGCAGACAGAACGCATGCCTGACACCGACGGCGTGAGCCGGCGCATGGGTTGCGACCACGAGGCCGGCTGCAGCCAGGGCCGCAAATAAAACCTCACGCATCAACGATCTCCCTTCATCCCTTGATGACCAGAACGCGCGCGCTTCATGGCGAAGCACCGGCGCGACGGCCCTCACGCGTGTGTAGTCGGTCGGCCCTCGATTGCAAGCTGGAAAGTTCCATCAACACACTGTGATTAAAGATTAATTTCCTAACATGTCTCTTGGCCTTTCAGCAGCGAGCTGTGACCGAGCGGCTACAGCAATTGTGGCGCAGATCGGTAAGAGGTGCGGCTGGCCTGGGGGCCAAATGAGACGAGACTGGACCTGTGATGAAGAAACTTCTGTTGACGACGACGGCGCTCGTGGTGCTGGCCTCGCCGGCGCTTGCCGCGGATCTCGCTGCGCGTCCCTACACGAAGGCACCGCCGCCTGTGATGGCTGCGATCTATGACTGGAGCGGCTTCTACATCGGCGTGAACGGTGGCGGCGGCTGGAGCGAGAACACCTGGGATCTGGTCGGCGGCGGCCGCGAGGGTTCGCATGATGCATCCGGCGGCACCGTCGGTGGCCAGGTCGGCTATCGCTGGCAGATGGGCCAGATCGTGTTCGGCGTCGAGGCGCAGGGCAACTGGGCCGACCTCACCGGCGACAATCAGAGCGCGCTGTTCGGAACGCGTAACCGCACCAAGACCGATGCGTTCGGCCTGTTCACCGGCCAGGTCGGCTACGCCATCAACAACGTGCTGCTCTACGCCAAGGGCGGCGCGGCCGTGACCAGCAACAAGTACACGATCACCAATGCGGCGACCGGCGCGTTCCTCGCCTCCAACGACGACACGCGCTGGGGCGGCGTGGTCGGTGCCGGCGTCGAATACGGCTTTGCGCCGAACTGGTCGCTGGGCGTCGAGTACGACCATCTGTTCATGGACCGCCAGACCGTCAGCTTCGGCGCGCTCGGCTCCGACAGCATCAAGCAGGACGTCGATCTGTTCACCGCCCGCCTGAACTACCGCTTCGGCGGCCCGGTCGCGACGCGGTACTGAGTCGATCCTCGCTCGATCGGCGGATTGGAAAGCCCCGGCGGTCGCGCCGGGGCTTTTTGTCTGCGGAGGCGGGTTAACCATTTGCTGTGCCGGCGCGGCGATGAGCCGATCAGCGCGCTTGACCTGAGAACAGAAAAGGAACATTGTTCTCCATATGTTCTGACTCAGGGAGGTCCCGATGCTGAAGGTTTTCGTTCAAGAAGCCGCCGCGCTGGCGTCGATCACGCTGTTCGTCGGCATGATCGCGCTCTGGGCGCAAATCATTCCACAGCTTTAGTTTTCCGAGCGCGGCGGCTGGGGACAAGGCAGGCGAGGGCGCCGGACTCGCCGGAGGTCGTCCGATATGATGCGGAGCGAGTCGGTCGGGGTCTAGGGTCATGGCGGTTCATGACTTCGAGCCAAGCCCAAGGCTTGGCCCCGCACCGTGATCTCGGAACAAGCCCCAGGGAAGCTGCAAGGCGAGCATGTCCAGCGCCGGATTCGTCCATCTCCACGTCCATTCCGCCTATTCGCTGCTGAAGGGCTCGATCAAGATCGGCAAGCTCGGCGAACTCGCCAAGGCCGACCGCCAGCCGGCGCTGGCGCTGACCGACACCGACAACATGTTCGGTGCGCTCGAATTCTCCGACAAGATGGCGAGCTATGGCATCCAGCCGATTGCCGGCTGCGAGCTCGCCATCGATTTCGGCGACATGGACCCGAATGCCCGCAATGCCGGCGCGGTCGCGCAGCCCTCGCGAATCGTCCTGCTTGCCGCACGCGAGGAGGGCTACCGCCACCTGATGCGGCTGAACTCGCGCGCCTTCCTGGAGACGCCGACGCACCAGGCGCCGCACATCAAGTTCGAGTGGCTGAACGAGGGTGTCGATGGTCTGATCGCGCTCACGGGCGGGCCCGATGGGCCGATCTCGCTCGCGATCCAGCACGACATGGCGGCACTTGCGACGCAGCGCTGCGAGCGGCTGGCAAGCC
It encodes the following:
- a CDS encoding sialidase family protein, which encodes MTRTPLLRGCVVGLAMALVWPLSVQAQMAHQHGSEAACEGTELRCATKVTPFFAEDGKLWLVWMAGGRVSVAGSTDGGKTYSAAVPVTEQQLNLDWGPDARPKLVVDGKGVIAVAFSIFRDQAFNGQVLYSRSDDGGKSFAAPRPITPNNESQRFEALALDQDGTVFVAWLDKRNRVPAKAAGRAYEGAGLFFSSSRDGGATYAEATLAQDNTCECCRLGVAFAGPGRPVVMFRNIFEGSVRDHAVITFSDLAKPGEVYRVSTDDWQIKACPHQGPSLTVSPAGTYHVAWFTSGKVRKGLFYAHSRDGGRTFSEPMAIGQADRNPTRPYVLATQDSTTLVWKEFDGERTTVMGMQSRDDGETWSKPRALASTDNASDHPLLVAHGRQIFLSWMTKSDGYRLQPIGDES
- a CDS encoding TlpA disulfide reductase family protein, whose protein sequence is MKRPFAALAIFGFVALTASSTAAPPSLKPFERGTWREVLRAHAGRPTLIHFWGVTCGPCKIELPQLGKFMSDHPEIDVVTVSADLVPNLNAATQAMLDKAGLTTAENFIFNDGYVERLRFEIDPSWQGDIPRTILVTREGAVSTIEGSAEIGDLDKWSSEQGRGH
- the proS gene encoding proline--tRNA ligase → MRLSRFFLPILKENPKEAEIVSHRLMLRAGMLRQEAAGIYAWLPLGFKVLKKIEQIVREEQNRAGALELLMPTLQLADLWRESGRYDAYGPEMLRISDRHKRELLYGPTNEEMITEIFRAYVKSYRNLPLNLYHIQWKFRDEQRPRFGVMRGREFLMKDAYSFDLDEAGARRAYNRMFVAYLRTFARMGLKGIPMRAETGPIGGDLSHEFIVLAETGESGVYCDRDVLDLPIPPASVDYDGDLTPIIKQWTSLYAATEDVHDAARFEAEVPAERRVHTRGIEVGQIFYFGTKYSEPMKALVAGPDGAEVAIHGGSYGVGVSRLAGAIIEACHDDAGIRWPEEVAPFRAVILNLKQGGSDTDAACEQLYRDLLAKGVDVLYDDTEQRAGGKFATADLIGIPWQIMVGPKSLAEGKVEVKTRRDGARQMMSPADVVARLGGGTLAG
- a CDS encoding lipoprotein-releasing ABC transporter permease subunit; protein product: MDDAMTEPVQTTTPFAPFEWMLSGRYLRARRREGFISVIAGFSFLGIMLGVATLIIVMAVMNGFRKELLDKILGLNGHLLVQPLESPLTDWKDVSERIAQVQGIRLAAPVVDGQGLGSSPFNASGVFIRGIRAQDLTNLTSIAKNIKQGSLEGFDEGQGVAIGRRLADQLSLHAGDSITLVAPKGAVTPMGTTPRIKPYKIAAVFEIGMSEYDASFVFMPLAEAQAYFNRNNDVTAIEIFTSNPDKVEEFRKTVTEAAGRPIFLVDWRQRNSTFFNALQVERNVMFLILTLIVLVAALNIVSGLIMLVKDKGQDIAVLRTMGASQGAIMRIFLITGASIGVVGTLTGFVVGLLISMNIDSIRKFLSWLTSTDLFPNELYFLSKLPAEIDAGETAAVLIMALTLSFLATLYPSWRAARLDPVEALRYE
- a CDS encoding ABC transporter ATP-binding protein, coding for MDEQGAEDVPVVYLHEIKRRYMQGEQQLTILDGAKLALWAGQSVALVAPSGSGKSTLLHIAGLLESPDEGEVYVGGVPTSQLTDIERTQMRRTDIGFVYQSHRLLPEFTALENVMLPQMIRGLKRSETVKRATEILAYLGLGERIKHRPAELSGGEQQRVAIARAVANAPRALLADEPTGNLDPGTADHVFHALMQLVKATRVAMLIATHNMELAGRMDRRVSIVGGKVVELD
- a CDS encoding zinc-binding alcohol dehydrogenase family protein is translated as MKAAVLKRFGSPLEIEHVEDPVLGTGEVIVDIAAAGVLSYANEVFSGERKYLLELPVIPGTSGIGRVSALGPDATHLAIGDWVFCDPTVRSRDNALAPDITLQGLSARGPGGLKLQRHFRHGSFAERMRLPTENAKPIGVIDARDAARWCALGTLLVPYGGFLAANLQAGETVLVSGATGRFGSAAVAVALAMGAAAVVAPGRNEAMLAELQRRFGARIHPVRLSGHESEDTERMKRAAPGPIDCVLDIMPPSVTTNVVRTAVMTVRPYGRVVLMGGVGMLGGPGLELPYPWIMRDCITIRGVWMCPPTATVKMVGLIRAGLLDLAQFEPTCFDLDHANDAVAHAAVHREPFKMTVIRP
- a CDS encoding helix-turn-helix transcriptional regulator; translated protein: MSDPRHAELGNFLRSRREKLTPQAVGLAAGRRRRTAGLRREEVAELAGIGVDWYIRIEQGRAVKPSSSTIDALARALRLSRTEHAHLKALVRDPARKPFVREQVPVRLRELVQSLNQPAYISGRRWDVLTWNAAADEIFGFSQLADDERNTLVLMLCKPGVRRLFGAQWKELAQRMVAQFRATYDLWAGDPAFVDLIARLRRGSREFDGLWAAHDVNALAAGEKLLEHPKKGRVRLRYATFQSNDDPALKLAIYYTS
- a CDS encoding outer membrane protein, with product MMKTLFGATVGLGAIAAATSAFAADLPMKKGPYTKAPPAVVATVYDWSGFYVGFNAGGGSSRDCWNLVSNAGVAVNPAANREGCSGGGGAAVGGQVGYRYQMANWVFGVEAQGDWANFKGTNRNLILPNVSDRSRTNGFGLFTGQVGYAFDNILGYIKGGAAVVGDRYDTFTTGTNVMLDRANTTRWGGTIGAGLEYGFAPNWSVGVEYDHIFLGNKNLNFVAAAGAPAMTHRIKQDVDIGLVKLNYKFGPGFGMMR
- a CDS encoding DUF3551 domain-containing protein gives rise to the protein MREVLFAALAAAGLVVATHAPAHAVGVRHAFCLQGDEFPGLSHCTFDTYAQCQATASGRLLNCIANPYFAGVSNDPRATPYPYPHRQRIRPRPPAPNPYAPFPNPFVFEED
- a CDS encoding outer membrane protein yields the protein MKKLLLTTTALVVLASPALAADLAARPYTKAPPPVMAAIYDWSGFYIGVNGGGGWSENTWDLVGGGREGSHDASGGTVGGQVGYRWQMGQIVFGVEAQGNWADLTGDNQSALFGTRNRTKTDAFGLFTGQVGYAINNVLLYAKGGAAVTSNKYTITNAATGAFLASNDDTRWGGVVGAGVEYGFAPNWSLGVEYDHLFMDRQTVSFGALGSDSIKQDVDLFTARLNYRFGGPVATRY